A window of the Desulfobacula toluolica Tol2 genome harbors these coding sequences:
- the sppA gene encoding signal peptide peptidase SppA, protein MFARRHPFLFFLMIISVCLTVMFSGFVVLVSLSSTMLNTQFSRHYTSAGGNIGIVEINGMILSSKDIIQNIKTFRDDDAIKAIILRIDSPGGGIGPSQEIYREVMKTRMEKKIIASMGSVAASGGYYIASATDKIIANPGTITGSIGVIMEYANVMEIARKIGISPVVIKSGQFKDMGSPLRELKEPEKKILQALVDELHLQFVNDAANARGMAVKTMEALADGRIYTGAKALNLKLIDRLGNLDDAVRWTGELANIKGELKPVYPKEDKITFIKKLADTLLKDLNISGTAMDNFRYIIGAR, encoded by the coding sequence ATGTTTGCCAGAAGACATCCATTCCTCTTTTTTTTGATGATTATTTCAGTCTGTTTAACGGTTATGTTTTCAGGATTTGTAGTGCTTGTGTCACTGAGTTCAACAATGCTGAACACTCAATTTTCCCGGCACTATACATCTGCCGGCGGCAATATAGGTATTGTTGAAATCAATGGAATGATTCTGTCTTCAAAAGATATTATCCAAAACATTAAAACTTTTCGTGATGATGATGCGATCAAAGCCATAATTTTAAGAATCGACTCTCCCGGTGGAGGAATTGGACCTTCTCAGGAAATTTACCGGGAAGTCATGAAAACCAGAATGGAAAAAAAAATCATCGCTTCCATGGGATCTGTAGCAGCTTCTGGCGGGTACTATATTGCATCTGCAACTGACAAGATTATTGCTAATCCGGGAACCATTACCGGCAGTATCGGTGTGATCATGGAATATGCCAATGTCATGGAAATTGCCAGGAAAATTGGTATATCTCCGGTTGTTATTAAGAGTGGCCAGTTCAAGGATATGGGTTCACCGTTGAGGGAGCTTAAGGAGCCGGAAAAGAAAATTCTTCAAGCCCTTGTGGATGAACTTCATCTCCAATTTGTAAATGATGCTGCAAATGCAAGGGGTATGGCTGTTAAGACCATGGAGGCCCTTGCGGACGGAAGAATTTATACAGGTGCAAAAGCTCTTAATTTGAAATTGATTGACCGTCTGGGAAATCTTGATGATGCAGTTCGGTGGACAGGGGAACTGGCCAATATCAAAGGGGAGTTAAAGCCTGTTTACCCAAAAGAAGATAAAATTACATTTATTAAAAAACTTGCAGATACTTTATTGAAAGATCTCAACATTTCCGGCACTGCTATGGATAATTTCCGGTATATCATTGGTGCGCGTTAA